Genomic DNA from Magnolia sinica isolate HGM2019 chromosome 4, MsV1, whole genome shotgun sequence:
TAATTTTTTTATATGCCAGCTGTTTGCCTCATCAGGTCAACCTGTTTCTTTTTCTTGATTGGTGAGCCAGCCAATCTCTCCTTGCAACCTGGATGGATTCGTGAGCCAGTCGCCAATCTCTCCTTGCAACCTGGATGGATTGGTGAGCCAGTCGCCAATCTCTCCTTGCAACCTGGATGGATTGGTAAGCCAGTCGCCAATCTCACCTTGCAACCTGGATGGATTGGTGAGCCAGTCGCCAATCTCACCTTGCAACCTGGATGGATTGGTGAGCCAGTCGCCAATCTCACCTTGCAACCTGGATGGATTGGTGATCCAGTCGCCAATCTCACATTGCAACCTggatgaattggttgtgtttttagATTCATGGTTTCAAaccctcaattttattttttttctcatggatCGCAGCACTCTTTCCTTATCCTCGGTGGATCAATTCTTGATCTTCCAGTAGAACTTTGTTGAATTATCTGCACTTGAGAAGTTTATTTGTCATGGATTATGCAGATTAAATTTCTCTAACAGCTTCTGATTGTTTTTTCCCAATTCAAtgcatttttttccttctctctcatatgctggattttctgtttgcACTGACTTTAGATGGGTCGACTGTTATCGCTGGTGAAGTAACTCGGCATGAAGTTGAGGCTGAACCCAAAAAAGGATCTGATTCTGGAGATGAATCCGTATCTGAAGTAGCAATTTCCAATTACCATGATCAAGATATGGGTGGTTTGAGTGCTGAGGCTGCAGGAAGTAGCTATGAATTTCTGGCAGCTGAAGAAAATGAAACACATTCATTGCCAGCTTGCAAAGATCGAGCAGAGGTAGAGAACTCTGGTTTGGggccaaaagaaaatgaaatgcattCATTGCCACTTACCGAAGAACGAGCAGAGGTAGAGACCACTGCTTTGGGTGTAAAAGCTGAAAAGGAAACACAAAAAACTGACCGAGCAGAGGTAGAGACCGCTGCTTTGGGGGTAAAAGCTGAAAAGGAGACACAAAAAACCGACCGAGCAGAGGTAGAGACCGCTGCTTTGGGGGTAAAAGCTGAAAAGGAAACACAAAAAACCGACCGTTTGTCTCGTATTGCACCTCCAGGTCTCGATGAGTTCAAGAGCAAAGCAATCAATCCGAAGGGAAAACCTGCAAATGGTCAGACTGGCAACATCATACACAGAGTGGAGCCTGGTGGGAAAGAGTACAATTACGCTTCTGCCACAAAGGGCGCAAAAATCTTGGCTTGTAACAAGGAATCAAAGGGTGCCGCCAACATCTTAGACAAAGACAAGGACAAATACCTTAGGAACCCATGTTCGGCGGAAGAAAAATTCGTGGTTATGGAACTTTCAGAAGAAACCTTAGTGGATACCATTGAAATAGCAAACTTCGAGCACTATTCATCCAACTTGAAGGATTTCGAGCTGCTAAGTAGTCTGGTTTATCCAACAGATAGCTGGATCAAACTCGGTAATTTCACTTACAGTAATGTAAAGCATGCACAGAGGTTTTCTCTTCAGGAGCCTAAATGGACGAGATATCTAAAGCTGAATCTGCTGAGTCATTATGGTTCAGAATTCTACTGCACACTAAGTGCTGTGGAAGTTTATGGAGTGGATGTGGTAGAGCGGATGCTGGAGGATTTGATAGCAACGCAAGATAATCGATTTGGATCCGAGGAAACTCCTGCTGGGCAAACACCAACACCTGTACAGGTAGAGCCCACTGATGGGGACGATCTTTATCGTAGACTCCTTAATGCAATTGAAGATGATAATGGGCCAGAAAATCTTAACAACAAACATGAAGTTTCGAAGAGTAGCATGCCTGATCCAGTTGTAGAAACACGGCCTCAGCCTGTTGGGAGGATGCCTGGAGACACAGTTCTCAAGATTCTTATGCAGAAAGTCCAATCTCTAGATTTGAATTTCTCTGTTTTGGAGCGATACCTGGAGGAACTGAACTCCAGATATGGCAGTATCTTCAAAGAATTTGATGATGAGATTGCGGAGAAGGATTTACTTTTGGAGAAACTCAAATTAGAGATCAAGAACCTTGCTGACAGCAAGGAGATCTTGGTATGTAAAtttcttgatttttgtttttgccaCTTGCCAGCGATTTGCCTTGACCCTTTAACCAATTTAGTGTTGCTTTGTCGCAGGCCAAAGATGTTGGAGATCTTGTTTCATGGAAATCTCTTGTTTCCTGGAAATTGGATAAATTAATCAAAGATAATGAAAATCTCAGGTTGGATTCACTCCTTTCGCCCTCCTTGCTTATTCTTCTGTCATTATTCACAGTGAGATTATTTCTGGTATTGAGTAGGCTAAATGGGGATAGGTTTTTAATTTTAGATCTGGcaacacacacatgcaccattcacaactcaaaaaaaaaaagaaaaaagaaaaaagaaaaaaaagaagaaggagaaaaaaagCTAGATTCAGTTTTCAACGTGGACACTTCAAAATTATGGAAATCTCCTAGAATATGATTtgggaaaatgaaaaaaaaaaaaaaaaaaaaaactggttttGGTTTTACTTGAAAAGAAAATCAGATGGTTTCTAAAAGATAGAAAACTGTGTAACCCTTGTACATGCAATTTGCAAAGCTTGAGATCTATTTTATGCCTTTGTTAAGATCCCAATCTGGTCTGGTCAtgattaattttctttttctttttctttttcattttcagttCTTTCGATTTATTGTTGTAAATTCCATGTTGTGCCAAATACCTTTTCAAATGAGGCTACAGTTTCTGTTCCTGTGCAACACGAACTGAAGGAGAGTTGTCCACCCTTTGAGACTTGAGACTGTACTTCATTATTGTTGATTCCCTTCTCTCAACAGGCAGTACCTAGGGCTGTCACGACAGGCCCGACCAGTTCAAATTCGGACTGAAGCTAAACCCATGCCTGGCTGGGCATTGGCAGCCTTGCAGTACCCCCTGCAAGGTTTCACAATTATATTTATTCTCCCTTATCAAGGGAAGAGGAAATATATGATCCTTGACATATTTGAAATATCCTCAGGTTTTCAGTTCTTCAAATGGTGGCCCCATGGTTGACTAATGCAGACCATTTGCCTGTTTGGCCACACTGTGGATGTGGATGGACCACACCCCCTAAAATTTCTCAGATTTGGAAGAAATTAGCCCCTACTTTTGGTCCCTTTTTCAGTTCCACATGGATCATTGCTGTACTTATCCTCTCGCCGCTGTAGGTTCCAATagtccaatggtttggatcactgagatTGTCAGCAGATTAATCTGATGCAGCCTAGCTTGTTCCAGTTCTTCGGCTGTATTTCATCTTGCATACATGCACACCAGCTATTGTTGCAAGAGTGACTGAACCTGTAAAGTGGCCATTGGTGATTTCTGCTTGTAGGCAGATGATTTTCTTGTGCTGCCAAGAAACCCAGCAGACACTGAGTGATCCCTGAATTTAGATGAGAAATGACCCTTTGTTCAACTTCAGCTTGTATAGGTGATGCTTGCATTACTCTACCTAGGTCATGGATTGCCTGCAATCTTGGGCTGCTGGAAACCCTTGCAGCCCTAAGGTGGCCCAATGCAAAAGTGCCATGTGTGCCTGTCATATGCAGGACCTGCCTATTTATGACAGATACACATCACGCTTTTTCATTGGGCCATGTTAGGACTGCTGGAAGATTCCTGCAGCACCCGGTTGTAGGCAATCTCCGTTCCTCTACATAATCCACAAACGATGCTGGACCCTTAATTTGGCTTGGTATCTTCCTGACTTTCCAAATCCATCATCTATCATTAAGGGTCAACTAAAAACCGACTGAGTGAGGATCCTGTGGCTATAAATATCGCCTTAGTTATTAAGCATTCGACTTTCTGTTCACGTTCTGCATGTGCATGAGACCTGGACCTTCGATCAAATGGGCTCTACTGTGGATGGAGTGCACCCCAACAATCATATCGGTTAGTTGACTTTAGCCACCCATCTGAGGATTCTTGAGAATTAATGGTATGTTAGGGGGAAAAAAAATCCAACTGGTGGTAGATAGACGTCCCATGCATTCAAGGTTATCGGACTGGGCTGATTTTTTGTGCCTACATGGACAGTACTTACAATATATGCCATTTCTGGATCTCATGTATGTGCGCCATGTGTACAGGGATTGGCTGCTTGCTAACTTAGATACTACTGTCCCATTGCCTTCTAACAATCTATGAAGTTTCTTTTCAGctgaatgatatttgttttttttttttcccgctcTGGTGATACTTGCAGATGGGAGGTGGAGAAAGTTCGGGACGATCAGGTGAACATGGAGAAGAAGGGCCTGGCAGTGATATTTTTGAGTTTTGTTTTTGGGTGTTTGGCGGTAACGCGGCTATTGTTAGATATGTTAGTGAGGGTTTGGAGAAGACAGAAATGTGAGGAATATGGGAGGACGAGCTCTGCATGGCTTATGGTACTCTTGAGCAGTAGCATTGCACTTCTTATCCTCTCGCTATAAATGCATATTCATGTACTGAGCATTTTACAGCTGCTGCATTCCTATCTTCTTCCTGCACTTTGGTCAGTTATCTAAACTTCCTATTAAAAATGGGGGATGTGGTGTGTATGTGGAATacaaccgtccatctggtccCTGGGTAATCCATATAAAAAACTCCAATGGGACACCACTGGCCCCGCCTAAATTTTGGAATGGTGTAAGTTTACGTCTGTCCATTCATCCTGGTTGATGACTGGATTGGATGAGATATGGATAATAAGGTGGACCATGCATTCCATTTGGAAGTTTCTATTGGTGGGCGTCTCCCTCCCTCCATTTTCCCCATGGcttgtggcctacctaagttgtGGATCAGTCTGTATTTTGGGATCTTAGCCTAACATTGGGAGAtcacatctaatggacggattggatggcattccCACATCACGTGGCCCAGACAGTACCATATGTTCCGGCTATCTTGTCATTCGTCTATATAATGATAAAAACAGGCGGTTTGGTCATTCAAATGATCATTCGAGTTATTCAAAAATTTATTCAAAATTACAAGATAAAAAGCATAGAAATGAATGAATCCAGCAACGAATGTTCTTTTACAAGAAAAGAGTATTTGTGTGACTTTGACTGGAGGATGTGGAATCTGgtacgagtggggcccatggtttggtgatccccTCTATTCATATGATGTTCCCATGGTAGTGGGTGGACGATGGACAATGCCTGTAAATTTCCCTGACAGGACTTCCCTAATCCTATATTAATGGcccacaaatggacggttaagaaagtACACTGTTCTCTATTGaacaaaaaagggccaaaaaagGTTCTTTCCTTCTGGAAGACTTTGAGGGAACATATGCTTCTGTGACAGCACAGATTCTTGGAGCATCATGAAGCGCAGCCATCTAGGCACCTGTGTGCGATGATCTGGTTGTTTCAATGGCCCATCACGTCAATGGGTAATGACAGTATGTGATGATCTGGTTGACGTGATGGGTCATGATAGAATGCGGTGAATCTGATTGATTCGATGGACCATCATGTAGATGGATCATGACCCCTAAAAAAAAGTGTGCAGTGACTTGGTTGATTCAATGGGCCTTCACGTTGGTGGGTTATGACCCAAAAGACAAGCATGTCGAGCATGCAGGTAGGCATCCCATCTAAGTTAAGCAAGGATCCACATTCAACGGTCCAAACAATAACCAAATctataggatcatccaattgctTCAATTTAATGGGACATGTTCCATCCACATCATGGCAATAGGATCAACGGTGCCGATCTCAAACACATTTGCTATGTCTTAAATACTTAAATCTGACCATCAATCAAAAATTTCATTGTCATCATGGTCATCTTCTCTCTATCTTCTCCTCCACAAATCCACAATTATTTCAGAGGCCCAATACAATTATACAACATTCCATGATAAAAGAAGCAAGACTAACAACAAACCCcacaagaagggaaaaagaaaaaggaaggaccACCACAAGACCCTGTCCCACTTCTCCCATTTACAAAACCCCACCCAAATCCAGCATAATACAAGATTAGAATCCAAAAAGGTAGATTAGAATC
This window encodes:
- the LOC131242748 gene encoding SUN domain-containing protein 4 isoform X2; its protein translation is MNIKRSSIVEDGLKNGFLDSFSSLNEFSILFPSAISISLKISRETDGSTVIAGEVTRHEVEAEPKKGSDSGDESVSEVAISNYHDQDMGGLSAEAAGSSYEFLAAEENETHSLPACKDRAEVENSGLGPKENEMHSLPLTEERAEVETTALGVKAEKETQKTDRAEVETAALGVKAEKETQKTDRAEVETAALGVKAEKETQKTDRLSRIAPPGLDEFKSKAINPKGKPANGQTGNIIHRVEPGGKEYNYASATKGAKILACNKESKGAANILDKDKDKYLRNPCSAEEKFVVMELSEETLVDTIEIANFEHYSSNLKDFELLSSLVYPTDSWIKLGNFTYSNVKHAQRFSLQEPKWTRYLKLNLLSHYGSEFYCTLSAVEVYGVDVVERMLEDLIATQDNRFGSEETPAGQTPTPVQVEPTDGDDLYRRLLNAIEDDNGPENLNNKHEVSKSSMPDPVVETRPQPVGRMPGDTVLKILMQKVQSLDLNFSVLERYLEELNSRYGSIFKEFDDEIAEKDLLLEKLKLEIKNLADSKEILAKDVGDLVSWKSLVSWKLDKLIKDNENLRWEVEKVRDDQVNMEKKGLAVIFLSFVFGCLAVTRLLLDMLVRVWRRQKCEEYGRTSSAWLMVLLSSSIALLILSL
- the LOC131242748 gene encoding SUN domain-containing protein 4 isoform X1; protein product: MQRSRRALLHRRRALENAISGRNQLYKVSLSLVLALWGIVFLLNSWIGQSDGYRDGSTVIAGEVTRHEVEAEPKKGSDSGDESVSEVAISNYHDQDMGGLSAEAAGSSYEFLAAEENETHSLPACKDRAEVENSGLGPKENEMHSLPLTEERAEVETTALGVKAEKETQKTDRAEVETAALGVKAEKETQKTDRAEVETAALGVKAEKETQKTDRLSRIAPPGLDEFKSKAINPKGKPANGQTGNIIHRVEPGGKEYNYASATKGAKILACNKESKGAANILDKDKDKYLRNPCSAEEKFVVMELSEETLVDTIEIANFEHYSSNLKDFELLSSLVYPTDSWIKLGNFTYSNVKHAQRFSLQEPKWTRYLKLNLLSHYGSEFYCTLSAVEVYGVDVVERMLEDLIATQDNRFGSEETPAGQTPTPVQVEPTDGDDLYRRLLNAIEDDNGPENLNNKHEVSKSSMPDPVVETRPQPVGRMPGDTVLKILMQKVQSLDLNFSVLERYLEELNSRYGSIFKEFDDEIAEKDLLLEKLKLEIKNLADSKEILAKDVGDLVSWKSLVSWKLDKLIKDNENLRWEVEKVRDDQVNMEKKGLAVIFLSFVFGCLAVTRLLLDMLVRVWRRQKCEEYGRTSSAWLMVLLSSSIALLILSL